The Desmonostoc muscorum LEGE 12446 genome includes a region encoding these proteins:
- a CDS encoding WD40 repeat domain-containing protein: MYWLGINREWTSIGELYEDIVPAVAKANLIEALESLSWRSLIEQQGSRYTQQPVVMEYVTERFIEQVSSEIATEQGTKTESYVLFQSYALLKTTVKDYVTETQRRLILEPIAQQIHRHAVSKSAVKQQIQSILEQLRGENNLFGYGGGNLINLCHHLQIDLTGYDFSYLKIWHAHLQKMYLRQVNFAYSDLTKSAFTQALCGIMSLAFSPDGKLLATGDTSNKIYVWQVANGQPLLTSQEHTSWILSIAWSPDGLNYASASFDETVKLWETRTGECLKTLQGHTSAIWSVAWSSDGQTLASGSSDETVRLWNTRTGQCLNILEGHTNWVYSVAWSPDGQTLASGSIDQTVKLWNSSTGECLKTLQGHTSTIRSVAWNPDGQTLASGSVDQTVKLWNSSTGECLKTLQGHTSGIWSVAWNPDGQTLASGSIDQTVKLWNSSTGECLKTLQGHTSGIWSVSWSSDGQTLASGSVDQTVRIWDANASQCLITLKGHTSQIWAVAWSPDGETLASGGIDQKIRLWNTRTTQCFSTFQDYTSQIWGIAWSPDGLTLATGGDHMVKLWDICTGQCLKTSEGYSNWVLSVSWSPDGQTLASSGDHMVRLWDIRTDQYLKILGSHVDLLLSVTWSLDGLTLATGASDHMVGLWDTRTGQCLNILKGHTNWIYSVAWNPDGQTLASSSVDQTVRLWDTRTGQCLNILKGHSNWVCSVAWSPDGLTLATGSTDETVRLWDASTGHCLYILQGHSNSIWSVAWSPDGQILASGSNDETIKLWDVHTGKCLNTLKAGAPYEGMNITGASGITNAQKATLKALGAIEQEIN; this comes from the coding sequence ATGTACTGGTTGGGAATCAACCGGGAATGGACAAGCATTGGCGAGTTATATGAAGACATTGTGCCTGCGGTTGCCAAAGCCAACTTAATAGAAGCATTAGAGTCGTTGAGTTGGCGTTCTCTAATTGAACAGCAAGGCAGTCGTTACACTCAGCAGCCTGTGGTGATGGAGTATGTGACTGAACGTTTCATTGAGCAGGTTAGCTCGGAGATAGCAACAGAACAAGGCACAAAAACAGAATCTTATGTTTTATTTCAGAGTTATGCCTTACTTAAAACTACAGTCAAAGATTATGTTACTGAGACGCAACGCCGATTGATTTTAGAGCCAATAGCTCAACAAATTCACCGTCATGCTGTTTCAAAATCGGCAGTAAAACAGCAAATTCAAAGCATTCTTGAACAATTGCGAGGTGAGAACAATCTGTTTGGGTATGGCGGAGGAAATCTGATTAACCTTTGTCATCATCTGCAAATTGATTTAACAGGATATGATTTTTCTTACCTGAAGATTTGGCACGCTCATCTTCAGAAGATGTATTTACGTCAAGTTAACTTTGCTTATTCTGACTTAACCAAGTCTGCTTTTACTCAAGCTCTGTGTGGAATCATGTCCCTTGCCTTTAGTCCAGATGGAAAACTATTAGCAACAGGCGATACTAGTAACAAAATTTATGTTTGGCAAGTAGCGAATGGTCAACCACTATTAACCTCTCAGGAACACACAAGTTGGATATTATCAATTGCATGGAGTCCAGATGGTCTAAATTATGCCAGTGCTAGCTTTGACGAAACAGTAAAGCTGTGGGAGACACGCACTGGTGAATGTCTTAAGACCTTACAGGGTCATACAAGTGCAATCTGGTCAGTGGCATGGAGTTCCGATGGACAAACCCTTGCCAGTGGCAGTAGTGACGAAACAGTAAGACTATGGAACACCCGTACTGGTCAATGTCTTAATATTTTAGAAGGACATACCAATTGGGTATATTCCGTCGCATGGAGTCCGGATGGACAAACCCTTGCCAGTGGTAGTATTGACCAAACAGTAAAGCTATGGAACAGCAGCACTGGTGAATGTCTTAAGACCTTACAGGGGCATACGAGTACAATCAGGTCAGTAGCATGGAATCCGGATGGACAAACCCTTGCCAGTGGTAGTGTTGACCAAACAGTAAAGCTATGGAACAGCAGCACTGGTGAATGTCTTAAGACCTTACAGGGGCATACAAGTGGAATCTGGTCAGTAGCATGGAATCCGGATGGACAAACCCTTGCCAGTGGTAGTATTGACCAAACAGTAAAGCTATGGAACAGCAGCACTGGTGAATGTCTTAAGACCTTACAGGGGCATACAAGTGGAATCTGGTCAGTATCATGGAGTTCGGATGGACAAACCCTTGCCAGTGGTAGTGTTGACCAAACGGTAAGAATATGGGATGCTAATGCGAGTCAATGCCTAATTACCTTAAAGGGGCATACAAGTCAAATCTGGGCAGTGGCATGGAGTCCAGATGGAGAAACCCTTGCCAGTGGTGGTATTGACCAAAAGATAAGGTTATGGAATACTCGCACTACCCAATGCTTTAGTACTTTCCAAGATTATACGAGTCAAATCTGGGGAATCGCATGGAGTCCTGATGGGCTAACTCTCGCCACCGGTGGCGACCACATGGTAAAACTATGGGATATTTGCACTGGTCAGTGCCTCAAAACCTCAGAAGGGTATAGCAATTGGGTACTGTCAGTTTCATGGAGTCCAGATGGACAGACGCTTGCTAGTAGTGGTGACCACATGGTAAGACTATGGGACATTCGTACTGATCAATACCTCAAAATCTTAGGTTCACATGTAGATTTGTTACTATCAGTGACATGGAGTCTAGATGGGCTAACTCTTGCCACTGGTGCTAGTGACCACATGGTGGGGCTATGGGATACCCGCACTGGTCAATGCCTTAATATCTTAAAGGGACATACCAATTGGATATATTCAGTTGCATGGAATCCAGATGGACAAACACTTGCTAGTAGTAGTGTAGACCAAACAGTAAGGCTATGGGATACCCGCACTGGTCAATGCCTTAATATCTTAAAGGGACATAGCAATTGGGTATGTTCAGTGGCATGGAGTCCAGATGGGCTAACTCTGGCTACTGGTAGTACCGATGAAACGGTGAGATTGTGGGATGCAAGCACAGGCCATTGCCTGTATATCTTACAAGGTCACAGCAATTCAATTTGGTCAGTGGCATGGAGTCCAGATGGACAAATCCTTGCTAGTGGTTCTAATGATGAAACGATTAAGCTTTGGGATGTCCATACAGGCAAGTGTTTGAACACTCTCAAGGCTGGTGCGCCTTATGAGGGAATGAATATTACTGGAGCTAGCGGGATAACAAATGCTCAGAAAGCTACACTAAAAGCATTAGGAGCAATTGAACAAGAGATTAATTAG
- a CDS encoding IS5 family transposase (programmed frameshift), with translation MTRRYALRDDQWERIKDLLPGREGYVGATAKDNRLFVEAVLYRYRAGIPWRDLPSRFGDFRVIHTRFSRWSKTGVWELVFQHLADDADNEYAMIDSTIVRAHQHSAGAKGGASTEAIGRSKGGLSTKIHAVVDALGNPLSFHLTPGQACDLDGSDQLLPNIVADTVLADKGYDADERVIERLQAQGKTAVIPPKRNRTRPRDYDRDLYKARHLIENFFAKLKQYRAIATRYDKRAANFLGAIYLAASVIWLN, from the exons ATGACGCGCCGATACGCACTACGAGATGATCAGTGGGAGAGAATCAAAGACCTGCTACCTGGGCGAGAGGGCTATGTGGGAGCCACAGCTAAAGATAATCGATTGTTTGTTGAAGCAGTATTATATCGTTATCGAGCAGGCATTCCCTGGCGTGACTTGCCATCGAGATTCGGGGATTTTCGGGTGATTCACACCCGCTTCAGTCGATGGTCAAAAACAGGCGTGTGGGAGCTGGTGTTTCAGCACTTGGCCGATGATGCCGATAACGAATATGCCATGATTGACTCGACAATTGTCCGCGCCCACCAGCATAGTGCGGGTGCAAAGGGGGGG GCGTCCACAGAAGCCATTGGTCGCAGCAAAGGGGGATTGAGTACTAAGATTCATGCTGTGGTAGATGCTTTGGGCAACCCACTGAGCTTTCACCTGACACCCGGACAAGCTTGTGATCTTGATGGCTCTGACCAACTGCTACCCAATATTGTGGCGGACACAGTACTGGCAGATAAAGGCTATGATGCCGATGAGCGAGTAATTGAGCGACTTCAGGCACAGGGCAAAACCGCAGTGATTCCTCCTAAACGCAACCGTACCAGACCTCGTGACTACGACCGAGATTTATACAAAGCCCGTCATCTCATTGAAAACTTTTTTGCCAAACTCAAGCAGTACCGAGCGATCGCAACGCGCTACGACAAACGCGCTGCCAACTTTCTGGGTGCAATTTATTTGGCTGCTTCTGTCATTTGGCTCAATTGA
- a CDS encoding NB-ARC domain-containing protein: MPRSIKVKPEILEKVRLALKRNSYPNQTSLAQELGLALATVSKFLTGKPVDYQIFREICLKLGLDWQAIADLGNAEAASSISIKSAINFVNKRSDWGEAIDVSVFYGCTTELNHLQQWILGTRSRIVAILGIGGIGKTALAAKLAQQVQAEFEYVIWRSLRNAPPLETLLAELVPFVSNQQETKAEISLLIHYLRGSRCLVILDNWETILLAGDHVGQYRPGYESYGELLKVIGEVAHQSCLLLTSREKPAEIAAMAGVDQAVHSLALKGSSEVAQALVKSRGLLGTDEEKQQLCDRYSNTPLGRVIN, from the coding sequence ATGCCACGCTCGATCAAGGTTAAGCCCGAAATTTTAGAAAAGGTGAGACTAGCTCTCAAGCGCAACAGTTATCCCAACCAAACGAGTCTGGCACAAGAACTAGGGCTAGCTTTAGCCACAGTCAGTAAATTTTTAACTGGCAAACCCGTAGATTATCAAATTTTTCGGGAAATATGTTTAAAGCTAGGTTTAGATTGGCAAGCGATTGCCGACTTAGGCAACGCAGAAGCGGCAAGCTCAATCTCAATAAAATCCGCAATTAATTTTGTTAACAAACGCTCAGATTGGGGAGAAGCAATTGATGTCTCCGTATTCTACGGATGCACAACAGAACTGAATCATCTACAACAATGGATTTTAGGCACTCGCAGCCGCATTGTGGCAATTTTAGGCATAGGAGGTATAGGCAAAACAGCACTAGCAGCCAAATTAGCACAACAAGTTCAAGCAGAATTTGAATATGTAATTTGGCGAAGTTTGCGAAACGCCCCACCGCTAGAAACCCTTTTAGCAGAACTAGTACCTTTTGTTTCTAACCAGCAAGAAACTAAAGCTGAAATTAGTCTTCTCATCCATTATCTACGCGGTTCACGTTGCTTAGTGATTTTGGACAACTGGGAAACAATATTACTTGCAGGCGACCACGTAGGACAATATCGCCCTGGTTATGAAAGTTATGGTGAGCTACTCAAGGTAATTGGTGAAGTTGCACATCAAAGTTGTCTGCTGCTGACTAGTCGAGAAAAACCAGCTGAAATTGCAGCAATGGCAGGAGTAGACCAAGCAGTGCATTCTTTGGCACTTAAAGGATCATCAGAGGTGGCACAAGCTTTAGTCAAGTCCAGGGGACTATTGGGAACAGACGAAGAAAAACAACAATTATGCGATCGCTACAGCAATACACCCTTAGGGCGTGTCATCAATTGA
- a CDS encoding DICT sensory domain-containing protein: MNVSLAKDLSVYQLVMGVQAPPKPLSLSPATLLSLVRAQIDLLIEQQIAATLWVKLPPEKIWQLELARYQSSVGASSLIYTCQIQETGSEGAGGDEGAGGVGEQNTPSSPSSSSSSSSPHHIPVYLPPHSQLRRENFLMVLSPQFCSLILAHRPLKKRKNQTSGKASTNKNQPLLIITTVEGRIIQQVLNGIQQTVTPESSPIIPADFICPTVPEPALMNQLLAKQLLRQDEINRQIVTVRTTKLQRQNQELHNKEQLKDEYLKNVCQELRIPLTHMKTALSLLNSPNLKPPQRQRYLQMLNTQCDQQNSLITGLLDLVQLERDLEGTNLESVRLSEIVPGVVSTYQPVAQEKGIMLAYTVPTELPSVWCVSGGLRQIVINLLHNSIKFTPNGGQVWVRARVQGAHVQLEFRDTGIGIAETEIPKIFDRFYRVRTTAAEDHGGAGLGLTIVQQLLLRCGGSISVKSKLNEGSTFTVQLASVGDSPGTATENE; the protein is encoded by the coding sequence ATGAATGTTTCTTTGGCTAAGGATCTGTCTGTTTATCAACTGGTTATGGGAGTGCAAGCGCCTCCTAAACCATTGTCCCTCAGTCCTGCTACTCTGCTATCACTGGTGAGAGCGCAAATTGACTTACTCATTGAGCAACAAATTGCAGCCACTTTATGGGTGAAGCTACCACCAGAAAAAATTTGGCAATTAGAACTAGCCCGTTATCAATCCTCAGTGGGTGCATCTAGTCTCATCTATACTTGCCAAATCCAGGAGACTGGGAGTGAAGGAGCAGGGGGAGATGAGGGAGCAGGGGGAGTAGGGGAACAAAATACCCCCTCATCTCCCTCATCCTCCTCATCCTCCTCATCCCCCCATCACATCCCCGTTTACCTACCACCCCATAGCCAACTGCGACGGGAAAATTTTCTGATGGTATTGTCTCCCCAGTTTTGTAGTTTAATTTTGGCTCATCGACCACTGAAAAAACGTAAAAATCAAACATCTGGGAAAGCAAGTACTAATAAAAATCAGCCCTTGTTGATTATCACCACCGTTGAGGGGAGAATAATTCAGCAAGTATTAAATGGTATTCAACAAACAGTTACGCCAGAATCATCTCCAATCATACCTGCTGATTTTATTTGTCCAACTGTGCCTGAACCTGCATTGATGAATCAATTGTTGGCAAAACAACTGCTGCGCCAAGATGAAATTAATCGTCAAATAGTTACAGTACGCACTACCAAATTGCAGCGCCAAAATCAAGAACTACACAACAAAGAACAACTAAAAGATGAATACCTGAAAAATGTCTGTCAGGAATTGCGTATACCCTTGACACATATGAAGACAGCACTCTCATTATTGAATTCTCCTAATCTCAAACCACCGCAACGACAACGTTATTTACAGATGTTAAATACCCAGTGCGATCAGCAAAATTCTTTAATTACTGGTTTGTTAGATCTGGTGCAACTCGAACGTGATTTAGAGGGGACGAATTTAGAGTCAGTGCGTCTCTCAGAGATTGTCCCTGGAGTTGTTAGTACCTACCAACCTGTAGCCCAAGAAAAAGGAATTATGCTAGCTTACACCGTACCTACCGAACTTCCATCTGTTTGGTGCGTCAGTGGTGGGCTGAGGCAAATTGTAATTAATCTGCTGCACAATAGTATTAAGTTTACCCCCAATGGTGGTCAAGTATGGGTGCGTGCCCGTGTTCAAGGCGCTCATGTGCAATTAGAATTCCGTGACACAGGTATCGGTATTGCTGAAACTGAAATTCCCAAAATATTTGACCGCTTTTATCGTGTGCGGACAACAGCAGCTGAAGATCATGGCGGTGCTGGATTGGGATTAACAATTGTACAGCAATTGCTACTACGCTGTGGTGGTTCTATTTCTGTGAAAAGTAAATTAAATGAGGGTTCCACATTTACAGTGCAATTAGCCAGTGTTGGTGATAGTCCAGGCACGGCTACGGAAAATGAGTGA
- a CDS encoding UDP-N-acetylmuramoyl-L-alanyl-D-glutamate--2,6-diaminopimelate ligase, translated as MKLRELLTAVDSVEQLPKHPALEDAEVRGLKTNSHACGVGDLFIGMPGTRVDGGEFWPSAIASGAVAAIISPQAAQKHPPTDEAVVISASNITQACAQIASAFYGYPGQKLKLVGVTGTNGKTTTTHLIEFLLAKANLATALMGTLYTRWPGFEQTAVHTTPFAVELQQQLAEAVNAGNEFGVMEVSSHALAQGRVLGCKFEVGVFSNLTQDHLDYHSDMEDYFAAKALLFSPEYLKGRAIINADDSYGQRLIASLNPEKVWSYSVNDNSTDLWMSDLSYEPNGVSGTLHTPKGDVAFRSPLVGQYNLENLLAAVGAVLHLGLDLQLVASVIPEFPGVPGRMERVQILSEQDISVIVDYAHTPDSLENLLKAARPFIPGKMICVFGCGGDRDRTKRPKMGKIAAELADWAVVTSDNPRTENAERILEDILAGIPETVQPTVICDRAIAIRTAILQAQPGDGVLLAGKGHEDYQILGTEKIHFDDREHAREALQTRLNIQH; from the coding sequence ATGAAATTGCGGGAATTACTAACGGCGGTAGATAGTGTTGAGCAATTACCTAAGCATCCGGCTTTGGAAGATGCGGAAGTTAGGGGTTTGAAGACGAATTCCCATGCTTGCGGTGTGGGAGATTTGTTTATTGGAATGCCAGGAACGCGGGTCGATGGTGGAGAATTTTGGCCTAGTGCGATCGCATCTGGTGCTGTGGCAGCAATTATCTCTCCCCAAGCAGCACAAAAACATCCTCCCACAGATGAGGCTGTGGTGATTAGCGCCAGTAACATCACTCAAGCTTGTGCCCAGATAGCTAGTGCTTTTTACGGTTATCCAGGGCAAAAACTCAAGTTAGTGGGTGTAACTGGGACGAATGGCAAAACTACAACCACCCACTTAATTGAATTTCTCCTTGCCAAAGCTAATCTAGCTACGGCTTTGATGGGGACTCTCTACACTCGTTGGCCTGGTTTTGAGCAAACTGCTGTCCACACGACACCGTTTGCCGTGGAACTGCAACAGCAGCTAGCTGAGGCTGTAAATGCTGGTAATGAGTTTGGGGTAATGGAAGTCAGTTCTCACGCTTTGGCGCAAGGTCGAGTGTTGGGCTGTAAATTTGAGGTAGGGGTATTCAGTAATCTTACTCAAGACCATCTCGACTACCACAGCGATATGGAAGATTATTTTGCTGCCAAAGCGTTGTTGTTTAGTCCTGAATATCTCAAGGGACGGGCGATAATTAACGCTGATGATTCCTACGGCCAGCGGTTAATTGCCTCGTTGAATCCAGAAAAAGTTTGGAGTTACAGTGTTAACGACAACAGCACTGATTTATGGATGAGTGACTTAAGTTATGAGCCGAATGGTGTCAGTGGGACTTTGCATACACCAAAGGGTGATGTGGCTTTTCGATCGCCTTTAGTCGGTCAATATAATTTAGAAAATCTTTTAGCAGCGGTAGGAGCAGTTTTACACTTAGGTTTAGATTTGCAATTAGTGGCATCTGTGATACCTGAATTTCCTGGAGTTCCCGGACGGATGGAACGAGTACAAATTCTTTCTGAGCAAGATATTAGCGTGATTGTAGATTATGCTCATACTCCAGACAGCTTAGAAAATTTGCTGAAAGCGGCACGTCCGTTTATACCTGGTAAGATGATTTGTGTGTTTGGTTGTGGCGGCGATCGCGATCGCACCAAGCGCCCAAAAATGGGTAAAATAGCGGCTGAATTAGCTGATTGGGCGGTGGTGACATCGGATAATCCCCGTACCGAAAACGCAGAACGGATTTTAGAGGACATTTTGGCGGGAATTCCCGAAACCGTGCAGCCAACAGTAATTTGCGATCGAGCGATCGCAATTCGTACCGCTATTTTACAAGCACAACCCGGTGATGGGGTACTGCTTGCTGGTAAAGGTCACGAAGACTACCAAATTCTCGGTACCGAAAAAATCCATTTTGATGACCGAGAACACGCACGCGAAGCTTTACAAACAAGACTGAACATACAACATTAA
- a CDS encoding glutaredoxin family protein, which yields MRLILYSKPGCHLCEGLQEKLEQIQNLSFELEIRDITTREDWFGAYQYEVPVLFLANHRGAEGAEELLPRPSPRASVQQLEQMLRKYFAN from the coding sequence ATGCGATTGATTTTATACAGTAAACCTGGATGTCATTTATGTGAGGGTTTGCAGGAAAAGCTCGAACAAATCCAAAATCTCAGTTTTGAATTGGAAATTCGGGATATTACGACTCGTGAAGATTGGTTCGGTGCGTATCAGTATGAGGTGCCTGTACTTTTTTTAGCGAACCACAGAGGCGCGGAGGGCGCGGAGGAACTTTTGCCGCGTCCTTCTCCTCGTGCTAGTGTGCAGCAGTTGGAGCAAATGTTGCGTAAGTATTTCGCCAATTAG
- a CDS encoding Uma2 family endonuclease produces MTQVKSQITLEEFLALPEGEGDITYELVDGELKPKMLPKRYHSRLTGTIYTILKLCVQNRGEVGIEWAITLKRRGRDWAPVPDLLYVSYSRLNTDLIEDEACPIPPDLAIEIISPDQTFGETSAKATDYLNAGVLRVWVLDAKAKTVTIFYPDARPETKSGTDILEDSLLEGLGITVEQIFQQAGIP; encoded by the coding sequence ATGACTCAAGTCAAATCTCAAATCACACTAGAAGAATTCCTTGCACTCCCTGAAGGGGAAGGGGATATCACCTACGAATTAGTTGATGGAGAACTAAAACCCAAAATGTTACCAAAAAGATATCATTCTAGGTTAACAGGCACAATCTACACAATCCTAAAATTGTGTGTGCAAAATCGCGGTGAGGTTGGTATCGAGTGGGCGATTACCTTAAAACGTCGGGGTCGAGATTGGGCGCCAGTACCAGACTTACTTTATGTTTCCTACTCTCGGCTTAACACTGATTTAATTGAGGATGAAGCCTGTCCCATACCTCCAGATTTAGCTATTGAAATTATCTCTCCCGACCAAACTTTTGGAGAAACGAGTGCAAAAGCCACAGATTATCTCAATGCAGGCGTTCTGAGAGTTTGGGTTCTGGATGCAAAAGCGAAAACAGTCACTATTTTTTATCCGGATGCCCGTCCGGAAACAAAAAGTGGTACAGATATTTTAGAAGATTCTCTGCTTGAAGGACTGGGAATTACAGTCGAACAAATATTTCAACAAGCAGGAATTCCGTAA